From the genome of Sediminibacter sp. Hel_I_10:
TTGAAGATCTTTGGTGCCGTTGACTATAAGTTGAGGCATTTCTAATGTGGGTAAAATTTCAGCAGGGTTATACTTCATCCAATTGATCATAAAAGGTTGCACATCGGCTCTAAAGATAGATCCCAAGGCCACGGGATAGTCACTAGTGGTTTTGCCGGCCTTTAAACTCTCAAAAGCCTTTTTTGTGCCTTCTATAAGAGATGGATCCATCGCGCCTATTTGATTAACAACAATCTCATCAATGGTTCGTCCTGCACCTGCTAACGAAATAAAACCGTCGGCTTTATCTTTAGCGGCTAGCATACCTACCAAGCTTCCTTGGCTATGTCCAACAACATATATTTTTGAGTACGTTCCTTCCGCAATAAAATAGTCTAGGACTGCTTTTGCATCAATTACGAAATCATCAAAGGTTGTATTGGGATCAATCTTTTTCATTTTGATTTGCTTCACAACACGTTTATCATATCTAAAAGTGGCAATGTCATTTTTTGCCAATCCTGTCGCTAACTTTTTTAAAGAATTATTTTGAAGCAGATTTTGATTGCCGTTACGGTCTGTGGGGCCAGAACCTGCAATGATGATGGCCAAAGGCCGCTTTTTAGTCTCTTTAGGTTGAAGTAGCGTACCATCTATCATTTTATTAATGGCAATATCTTCGGAAACGAGCGTGCTATCTTGACTGTAAAGGGAAAGACTAATTAGACTAAAAAAACTAATGCTAATGAATTGGAATATATATTTCATGTGATATGGTTTATTAAAGTTAAGCAATATATGGTTATTAATGAACTGAATTTAGGCGCGATTAGGTCTCTTGTTTCAATGCATTATATCGGTAAAATACAATATT
Proteins encoded in this window:
- a CDS encoding S9 family peptidase — its product is MKYIFQFISISFFSLISLSLYSQDSTLVSEDIAINKMIDGTLLQPKETKKRPLAIIIAGSGPTDRNGNQNLLQNNSLKKLATGLAKNDIATFRYDKRVVKQIKMKKIDPNTTFDDFVIDAKAVLDYFIAEGTYSKIYVVGHSQGSLVGMLAAKDKADGFISLAGAGRTIDEIVVNQIGAMDPSLIEGTKKAFESLKAGKTTSDYPVALGSIFRADVQPFMINWMKYNPAEILPTLEMPQLIVNGTKDLQVSQAEAQLLKDASETAELEIIKDMNHVLFTIEGDTLENSKSYNESSRPVSEELIMIVSNFILKH